A window of Candidatus Bathyarchaeia archaeon genomic DNA:
TAGCTACGCCATATCTTGACGTCGGCGGGGGTTAAAACAATTCTCTCCTCACCCAACCGAGCTATGTCTCCTCCCACCCTTTCCGCGTAATCTTTCAAGAGGTTAACGGCTTCCTTTAAATCTTCAACACTCCTCCTAGCTAAGGGGGTTATTCTAAG
This region includes:
- the sepF gene encoding cell division protein SepF; the protein is MPRLGFTLNDGGGRRYVKALPLVGLEDVELVKTEIGSGNIVILRITPLARRSVEDLKEAVNLLKDYAERVGGDIARLGEERIVLTPADVKIWRS